In Phyllopteryx taeniolatus isolate TA_2022b chromosome 8, UOR_Ptae_1.2, whole genome shotgun sequence, one genomic interval encodes:
- the LOC133482323 gene encoding lebercilin-like — translation MRMSQRAFSIKARVDAAGSKSNAQSGSLPRLNPQPRTVVFQTKTQTHKSTPDKKFNPYKKTEEIKLKLPPINTVSKTRIHSSYSNSINELKNQNYDLKLQLVEVKTETKLLKKVQHRHTVALQQFQDSEEGVSEVLNQNDGEVRDLQKLLCGTRTCRNNLAWKLQVTEKELTNVKDRIHHLQQRVIKEQALPAKDELSRKLTEVSIELQEKDKRINDLEKCNILLRGSLNRQAATEQKKINMARKTSFCLQTQVYELSKETRDIKRELEIHNIYALRLQNQPKKKGKQNKMVQTEVVVSTPCSEVESRVKSEISESDEKQTFAKPACNTAIAERRVYQESVPQESYTIEGPRSDREDTETPVPEVEEIPTQPPEVKSIIEKEVTEEKKPDVPEQPVKQEETAVVWFPTPPEQKVFGRSKLQRRKYFFSPVVENLHKGRPAYPGLTLNEYRLLQRQRKGMSLSRPCSSNSPAWKSDYVEGTSPRTIQTPQPEVVPFVPPAVSDLESNHDVSKT, via the exons ATGAGGATGAGTCAGAGGGCCTTTTCAATCAAGGCTCGGGTTGACGCTGCAGGAAGCAAAAGCAACGCGCAATCGGGCTCTCTCCCAAGACTAAACCCACAGCCCCGCACCGTGGTcttccaaaccaaaacacagacgcACAAAAGCACCCCGGACAAGAAATTCAATCCATATAAAAAAACTGAAG AAATTAAGCTGAAGTTGCCTCCAATCAATACTGTTTCGAAGACCAGGATCCATTCGTCATACTCAAACAGCATTAATGAGCTGAAAAACCAGAACTATGACCTGAAGCTGCAGCTGGTGGAAGTCAAAACGGAGACCAAGCTGTTGAAGAAAGTTCAGCATCGCCACACAGTGGCACTGCAGCAATTCCAAGACTCTGAGGAGGGTGTTTCTGAG GTACTAAATCAGAACGACGGCGAGGTCAGAGACTTGCAAAAGTTGCTCTGTGGGACGCGGACCTGCCGTAACAACCTGGCCTGGAAGCTGCAGGTCACAGAGAAAGAGCTGACCAATGTTAAAGACAGGATCCATCATCTCCAGCAGAGGGTCATTAAGGAGCAAGCTTTGCCGGCGAAGGACGAACTATCTCGCAAGCTAACTGAGGTCTCCATAGAGTTGCAGGAGAAGGACAAGCGAATAAAT GATTTAGAGAAATGTAACATATTACTACGAGGCTCCCTCAATCGCCAAGCAGCAACAGAGCAAAAGAAAATCAACATGGCCAGAAAGACATCCTTCTGTCTACAAACACAAGTTTATGAGTTATCCAAGGAAACTCGG GACATCAAAAGAGAGCTGGAGATACACAATATTTATGCACTCAGACTCCAGAACCAACCCAAAAAGAAAG GCAAACAAAACAAGATGGTCCAGACTGAGGTGGTCGTCTCCACGCCTTGCAGTGAGGTTGAGAGTCGTGTTAAGTCGGAGATTTCTGAATCTGATGAGAAGCAAACGTTTGCGAAACCTGCCTGTAATACGGCCATCGCTGAGAGACGCGTTTACCAGGAGAGTGTACCTCAGGAATCGTATACGATTGAAGGTCCAAGGAGTGACCGAGAGGACACTGAAACTCCAG TTCCAGAGGTTGAGGAGATCCCCACTCAGCCACCTGAGGTGAAGTCAATTATTGAGAAAGAAGTGACAGAAGAGAAGAAGCCAGACGTGCCGGAGCAGCCAGTGAAACAAGAAGAGACTGCGGTGGTTTGGTTCCCAACGCCACCTGAGCAGAAAGTGTTTGGACGCTCTAAACTCCAAAGACGTAAATACTTTTTCTCACCAGTGGTTGAGAACTTGCATAAGGGGAGACCAGCCTACCCCGGGCTCACCCTAAATGAATACAGATTATTACAGAGACAGAGGAAAGGCATGAGTTTGAGTCGACCATGTTCTTCAAATTCACCAGCTTGGAAATCAGATTACGTAGAAGGTACCTCCCCGCGTACGATCCAGACACCCCAACCCGAAGTGGTCCCTTTTGTTCCACCGGCAGTCTCTGATTTGGAGTCAAACCATGatgtctcaaaaacatga